From the Candidatus Tanganyikabacteria bacterium genome, one window contains:
- a CDS encoding pilus assembly protein N-terminal domain-containing protein has translation MKRPYLLVLAFLACLLLPPAAPAAARAPDVVIPLGQTTVFTVPAGVNRVAIGDGTIAEVTVIPDGTNRTLLIAAKKPGITNFLVWQNNGPVQNYMLEVLSSRRPESIAIRIKVLEVKRGSGGKAGIDWSDSLRIKEAPPDTPFRLGLPIRDSLLEAQLDMLIEDKKAKLLAQPTLVTMNGREATFLAGGELPIVIATANSISIEWKPFGVRLKVVPVLEGVDDINLTITPEVSGIDRQNEVTVGNSKIPAIATRTASTSVALKSGQSVVLAGLLKEESREVASRIPIIGQIPVLGALFTTTSHESETSELIFVVSPSIIANNEVKPEDQYGQTQP, from the coding sequence GGCCTGCCTCCTGCTGCCGCCGGCCGCTCCGGCCGCGGCGCGGGCGCCGGACGTGGTGATCCCGCTCGGCCAGACCACCGTGTTCACCGTCCCGGCGGGCGTGAATCGCGTGGCCATCGGGGACGGCACGATCGCCGAGGTCACGGTCATTCCCGACGGCACCAATCGCACCCTGCTGATCGCGGCCAAGAAGCCGGGCATCACGAATTTCCTGGTCTGGCAGAACAACGGCCCGGTCCAGAACTACATGCTGGAAGTGCTCTCCAGCCGCCGCCCCGAATCCATCGCCATCCGCATCAAGGTCCTGGAAGTCAAGCGCGGCAGCGGCGGGAAGGCCGGCATCGACTGGTCCGACAGCTTGCGGATCAAGGAGGCGCCGCCGGACACGCCGTTCCGCCTCGGCCTGCCGATCCGGGACTCGTTGCTCGAAGCGCAGCTAGACATGCTGATCGAGGACAAGAAGGCCAAGCTCCTGGCCCAGCCGACCCTGGTGACGATGAACGGCCGCGAGGCCACTTTCCTGGCGGGCGGCGAACTGCCCATCGTCATCGCCACGGCCAACAGCATCTCGATCGAGTGGAAGCCCTTCGGCGTGCGCCTCAAGGTCGTTCCGGTCCTCGAGGGCGTGGACGATATCAACCTGACGATCACCCCGGAGGTGTCGGGAATCGACCGCCAGAACGAAGTCACGGTGGGAAATTCCAAGATCCCGGCCATCGCCACCCGCACCGCCTCGACGTCGGTCGCGCTCAAGAGCGGCCAGAGCGTGGTCCTGGCGGGGCTCCTCAAGGAGGAGAGCCGCGAGGTCGCCTCGAGGATCCCCATCATCGGGCAGATCCCGGTGCTGGGAGCCCTCTTCACGACCACGTCCCACGAGAGCGAGACTTCCGAACTGATCTTCGTGGTCTCCCCCTCGATCATCGCCAACAACGAGGTCAAGCCCGAGGACCAGTACGGGCAGACGCAACCGTGA